One window of Saccharopolyspora phatthalungensis genomic DNA carries:
- a CDS encoding transposase — MTLGRAPRQGDLLRSTVDYCEGRVAAGSIYGVLHRECFSLFPDEMFADLFTDVGRRSVPPMIVAVVMVLQRVEGLSDREAVERFAFDTRWKYAAGGLDFDYPGFVHTVLVDMRARLARSARPDRIFETVLDVARQAGLVGCRRVLDSTPLYDAVATMDTITLIRSAIRGLLATAEAGLAARLRAVLTSGDDYAGAGKPLIDWDDQAAREALIDSRARDGFAMLTLMEGQKWTKCVDEAARLLATVLGQDLTEDSDGVFRIARRVAPDRVISTVDPETRHGHKTQARGFDGYKGHLAIDPDSEIVTATEVTPGNSGDAETAETLLSDILPSEAEAEAEAEAEAEAEAEAEAEAEAEAEAEAEAEAEAEAGDEGQAAVYGDAAYGAGELLERLDENGIHNGLKVQPPAAVKGHFPKDRFDIDLEQQTVTCPAGHTAPIRARERHAGAANFGVVCATCPLAAQCTTAKTGRTITISPHEAALAAGRARQTDPAWKADYRATRPKVERKIGHLMRHRHGGRRARVRGLRKVAADFSLLAAAVNLARLGVLGITRKAGGWAVTTA, encoded by the coding sequence GTGACGTTGGGACGCGCGCCGCGGCAGGGTGATCTGCTGCGATCGACGGTGGATTACTGTGAGGGCCGGGTCGCGGCGGGTTCGATTTATGGGGTGTTGCATCGGGAGTGCTTCAGTCTGTTCCCGGATGAGATGTTCGCGGATCTGTTCACCGATGTGGGTCGCCGGTCGGTGCCGCCGATGATCGTGGCGGTGGTGATGGTGTTGCAGCGTGTCGAGGGCCTGTCGGATCGGGAGGCGGTGGAGCGGTTCGCATTTGACACGCGCTGGAAGTACGCCGCCGGTGGCCTGGATTTCGACTATCCGGGGTTCGTGCACACCGTGCTGGTGGACATGCGGGCCCGGTTGGCCCGCTCGGCTCGGCCGGACCGGATCTTCGAGACGGTGCTGGATGTCGCGCGTCAGGCGGGTCTGGTCGGGTGCAGGAGGGTGCTGGACTCGACCCCGTTGTATGACGCGGTCGCGACGATGGACACCATCACCCTGATCCGCTCGGCGATCCGTGGTCTGCTGGCCACCGCTGAGGCCGGACTGGCCGCCCGGTTGCGGGCGGTGCTCACCTCCGGAGATGACTACGCCGGAGCGGGCAAACCCCTGATCGACTGGGACGACCAGGCCGCCCGGGAGGCGTTGATCGACTCCCGGGCCCGGGACGGGTTCGCGATGCTGACCCTGATGGAAGGCCAGAAGTGGACCAAGTGCGTGGATGAGGCCGCGCGCCTGCTGGCCACGGTGCTGGGCCAGGACCTGACCGAAGACAGCGACGGGGTGTTCCGGATCGCCCGCCGGGTCGCCCCGGACCGGGTCATCTCCACCGTCGATCCCGAAACCCGCCATGGCCACAAAACGCAGGCCCGCGGTTTCGACGGCTACAAAGGACATCTCGCCATCGACCCCGACAGTGAGATCGTCACCGCCACCGAAGTCACCCCCGGCAACAGCGGCGACGCCGAGACCGCCGAGACCCTCCTGTCCGACATCCTGCCCTCCGAAGCCGAAGCCGAAGCCGAAGCCGAAGCCGAAGCCGAAGCCGAAGCCGAAGCCGAAGCCGAAGCCGAAGCCGAAGCCGAAGCCGAAGCCGAAGCCGAAGCCGAAGCCGAAGCCGGGGATGAGGGTCAGGCCGCGGTATATGGGGATGCGGCCTATGGGGCGGGGGAATTGCTGGAAAGGCTGGACGAGAATGGGATCCACAATGGGCTCAAGGTGCAACCGCCGGCTGCGGTGAAAGGCCATTTTCCCAAGGACCGTTTCGATATCGACCTTGAGCAGCAGACCGTGACCTGCCCGGCCGGGCATACCGCACCCATTCGCGCCCGTGAGCGTCACGCTGGGGCGGCCAACTTCGGCGTCGTGTGCGCCACCTGCCCGCTGGCCGCACAGTGCACCACCGCCAAGACCGGCCGCACCATCACCATCAGCCCCCACGAAGCCGCACTGGCCGCCGGTCGTGCCCGCCAGACCGACCCCGCCTGGAAGGCTGACTACCGCGCCACCAGGCCCAAAGTCGAACGCAAGATCGGCCACCTGATGCGCCACCGCCACGGCGGACGACGGGCCCGTGTCCGAGGACTGCGGAAAGTGGCCGCTGATTTCTCGCTGCTGGCCGCCGCGGTCAACCTCGCTCGACTGGGCGTGCTCGGGATAACCCGCAAGGCAGGCGGATGGGCCGTGACGACCGCCTGA
- a CDS encoding TIGR03086 family metal-binding protein, translating into MSEAQFLNRAAASLREVVRNIKPDQLGAPTPCAEYDVRKLVNHLLFWGPSLEAAARKETVPPPAEAEQDVDLTGGDWAADLVTHLDRTADSWSEPGAWEGTTHMGGPTELPASLVGGMVVVEMLVHGWDLAKATDQRLELDDDLLDFVHEEVAKTAEQGRAMDVYGAEVTVTPSSSTLDKLLGLTGRDPAWTH; encoded by the coding sequence ATGTCCGAGGCACAGTTCCTGAACCGCGCGGCCGCGTCGCTGCGGGAAGTCGTTCGCAACATCAAGCCCGACCAGCTCGGCGCTCCGACTCCGTGCGCCGAGTACGACGTGCGCAAGCTGGTGAACCACCTGCTGTTCTGGGGGCCGTCGCTGGAGGCTGCCGCGCGCAAGGAGACGGTGCCGCCGCCGGCCGAAGCCGAGCAGGACGTGGACCTGACCGGCGGCGACTGGGCGGCGGACCTGGTGACGCACCTGGACCGCACCGCCGACTCCTGGAGCGAGCCCGGCGCGTGGGAGGGCACCACACACATGGGCGGCCCGACGGAACTACCGGCCTCGCTGGTCGGCGGCATGGTCGTGGTCGAGATGCTGGTGCACGGCTGGGATCTGGCGAAGGCGACCGACCAACGCCTGGAACTGGATGATGACCTCCTCGACTTCGTGCACGAGGAAGTCGCGAAAACCGCCGAGCAGGGCCGGGCGATGGACGTCTACGGCGCCGAGGTCACCGTGACACCTTCATCATCCACATTGGACAAGCTCCTCGGGCTCACCGGCCGCGACCCAGCTTGGACCCACTGA
- a CDS encoding alpha/beta hydrolase family protein, giving the protein MFRRNGVLGPTLPVAGDDIARAQTTPVTLRLPAPTGQHQLGVTTLHLVDESRRDPWNGTVRELMTTVFYPAADVADYPVAPQLTHAAAAVFSTLDAVHLHPELPDSGVNWTATQTHSHTGAPALPGRRPVLLYSPGGADPRTIGTGVAEELASHGYVVVTIDHTGEASEVEFPGGRVRAIDIPGDPRTDPRLFRTMIDTRIADTRFVLDELAKLAAGRNPDADARPLPENLGQALDLRRVGAYGHSAGGATVAEALYEDRRIDAAINMEGYLDYMPEEPDQEGELLPIAKHGVDQPLLLLGTDGFRDARIERSWSAMLDHQQGCTRWEQLDNATHWVFTDYSNMAPQLQDAGLMSAEDRAKLVGAIDPADSVPAVRNQVLTFFAEHLSR; this is encoded by the coding sequence ATGTTCCGTAGAAACGGAGTTCTCGGCCCAACACTGCCGGTGGCGGGCGACGACATCGCGCGAGCACAAACAACGCCGGTCACCTTGCGGCTGCCCGCGCCGACCGGCCAGCACCAGCTCGGCGTCACCACGCTGCACCTGGTCGACGAGTCCAGGCGCGACCCGTGGAACGGCACCGTCCGAGAACTGATGACCACGGTGTTTTACCCCGCCGCCGACGTTGCGGACTACCCGGTCGCACCGCAGCTGACACACGCAGCCGCAGCCGTGTTCTCAACGCTCGACGCCGTCCACCTGCACCCGGAACTGCCGGATTCGGGGGTGAATTGGACGGCGACTCAGACCCATTCGCACACCGGCGCGCCGGCGCTGCCGGGTCGACGGCCGGTGCTGCTTTACAGCCCGGGAGGTGCTGATCCGCGCACCATCGGCACCGGAGTCGCCGAGGAATTGGCGAGCCACGGCTACGTGGTGGTCACCATCGACCACACCGGCGAGGCCAGCGAAGTCGAGTTCCCGGGCGGCAGGGTACGGGCGATCGATATCCCGGGCGATCCCCGGACCGATCCGCGGCTGTTCCGCACGATGATCGACACCCGGATCGCGGACACCCGATTCGTGCTGGACGAGCTGGCCAAGCTGGCGGCCGGCCGAAACCCCGACGCCGACGCACGCCCGCTGCCGGAGAACCTCGGGCAAGCCCTCGACCTGCGCCGGGTGGGTGCCTACGGCCACTCCGCAGGCGGGGCGACCGTGGCCGAGGCGTTGTACGAGGACCGGCGGATCGACGCGGCGATCAACATGGAGGGCTACCTCGACTACATGCCGGAAGAGCCCGACCAGGAAGGCGAACTGCTCCCGATCGCCAAGCACGGGGTGGATCAGCCGCTGTTGCTGCTGGGAACCGACGGTTTCCGGGACGCGCGGATCGAGCGTTCCTGGTCGGCGATGCTCGACCACCAGCAGGGCTGCACCCGTTGGGAACAGCTCGACAACGCCACGCACTGGGTATTCACCGACTACAGCAACATGGCACCGCAGCTCCAGGACGCCGGGCTGATGAGCGCCGAGGACCGGGCGAAGCTGGTCGGCGCGATCGACCCGGCCGATTCAGTGCCTGCGGTCCGGAACCAGGTGCTGACGTTCTTCGCCGAGCACTTGTCCCGATGA
- a CDS encoding helix-hairpin-helix domain-containing protein: protein MSADTDLLALANVGPAIVRKLARVGITERSQLTGLDPVELYERLCALDGHRHDPCLLDTFMSAVDQANGAPARPWWEYTPERKRLARD, encoded by the coding sequence ATGAGTGCTGACACGGATCTGCTGGCATTGGCCAACGTCGGCCCGGCAATCGTGCGGAAACTTGCACGGGTGGGCATCACCGAGCGGAGCCAGCTGACGGGTCTCGATCCGGTGGAGTTATACGAGCGGCTGTGCGCGCTCGACGGCCACCGGCATGACCCGTGCCTGCTGGACACGTTCATGTCGGCCGTGGACCAGGCCAACGGCGCCCCCGCACGCCCGTGGTGGGAGTACACGCCCGAACGCAAGCGGCTCGCCCGGGACTGA
- a CDS encoding response regulator transcription factor has product MSDREPEVALAVAGGSTNAEIAADLFMSVATVKAHVSHVLTKLSLGNRTQIALLAHDADLT; this is encoded by the coding sequence CTGAGCGACCGAGAGCCCGAGGTAGCCCTGGCGGTCGCCGGCGGCAGCACGAACGCCGAGATTGCGGCGGACCTGTTCATGAGCGTGGCCACGGTGAAAGCCCACGTCTCCCACGTCCTGACGAAACTAAGCCTCGGCAACAGAACCCAGATCGCCCTACTCGCCCACGACGCCGACCTGACCTGA
- a CDS encoding methylated-DNA--[protein]-cysteine S-methyltransferase: protein MHRVNTVVDSPFGPLTLVAADGVLVGLYMDRQRHRPSEEVFGEPDAKPFGPVIEQLAEYFAGQRSEFDLQMAFFGTPFQRTVWEALREIPYGETVSYGEVAERIGRPTASRAVGLANGKNPISIIVPCHRVIGSTGNLTGYGGGLERKRNLLDFEQRNAAGAQSALAFEV from the coding sequence GTGCACCGGGTAAACACCGTCGTAGACAGCCCCTTCGGCCCGCTTACCCTTGTCGCGGCCGACGGCGTCTTGGTCGGTCTGTACATGGATCGGCAGCGACACCGCCCGTCGGAGGAGGTGTTTGGCGAGCCGGACGCCAAGCCTTTCGGTCCGGTGATCGAGCAGTTGGCGGAGTACTTCGCCGGGCAGCGCAGCGAGTTCGACCTGCAGATGGCCTTTTTCGGCACCCCGTTCCAGCGCACCGTGTGGGAAGCGTTGCGCGAAATACCTTACGGTGAAACGGTTTCCTACGGGGAAGTGGCGGAGCGGATCGGGCGCCCCACCGCCTCGCGCGCCGTCGGCCTGGCCAACGGGAAGAACCCGATCAGCATCATCGTGCCGTGCCACCGGGTCATCGGCTCCACCGGCAACCTCACCGGCTACGGTGGCGGGCTCGAACGGAAGCGGAACCTCCTGGACTTCGAGCAGCGCAACGCCGCCGGAGCGCAATCGGCGCTCGCGTTCGAGGTCTAG
- a CDS encoding MerR family transcriptional regulator, whose product MTGTGDGKQPRWSVGALAKATGLTVRTLHHYDELCLLRPGGRTPSGHRRYTEQDLRRLYQIRLLRQLGMSLDEIGDVLAEDDPGILREVLTGHLTQLDDQARRLAALRHRTRNLLEQLDGSSRPEPGEFLSMLGRMSTVDQYITEEQHAFLDERAEELGADGRRQLDAEWPLVAAKLAQHYLDNDPVDDPEVQRTTRRLFELVELFTGGEPAIRESMVRFFREQGPTIPPGVTGEQQEIGEELLDYVDRAYAALSRE is encoded by the coding sequence GTGACCGGAACTGGGGACGGGAAGCAGCCACGATGGAGCGTCGGGGCCTTGGCCAAGGCCACCGGCCTCACCGTGCGGACGCTGCACCACTACGACGAGCTCTGCCTACTGCGCCCCGGCGGACGGACCCCCTCGGGCCACCGCAGGTACACCGAGCAGGATCTGCGGCGGCTCTACCAGATCCGCCTGCTCCGCCAGCTTGGGATGTCCTTGGACGAGATCGGCGACGTGCTGGCCGAGGACGATCCCGGCATCCTTCGCGAGGTGCTCACGGGCCACCTGACCCAGCTCGACGACCAGGCGCGCCGGTTGGCGGCGCTGCGCCACCGGACCAGGAACCTGCTGGAACAACTGGACGGTTCGTCGCGCCCCGAACCAGGCGAATTCCTCTCCATGCTGGGGCGGATGAGCACTGTCGACCAGTACATCACCGAGGAGCAGCACGCTTTCCTAGACGAAAGGGCTGAAGAGCTCGGCGCGGACGGCAGGAGGCAGCTGGACGCGGAATGGCCCTTGGTGGCGGCGAAACTGGCGCAGCACTACCTGGACAACGACCCGGTGGACGATCCCGAAGTGCAGCGGACCACCCGGCGCCTGTTCGAGCTGGTCGAGCTTTTCACCGGCGGCGAGCCCGCGATCCGGGAATCGATGGTCCGATTCTTCCGCGAGCAAGGCCCGACAATCCCGCCAGGCGTGACGGGAGAGCAGCAGGAGATCGGCGAGGAACTGCTCGACTACGTAGACCGGGCTTACGCGGCCTTGTCCCGCGAATAA
- a CDS encoding DEAD/DEAH box helicase, protein MADLVDGASLHLGFDETRTKVVLRTIADHREDLVQLAGRFHSSTQFGLLAVSVDLDDLLVRLNAIGTWPDHRGVEWAPELADLVRGNVQDAAAVKARIETPAQNGEVPANEVLTLLGPDWKADLREFQRRDIAKLLALQHGANFSVPGAGKTRVALAVYAAQKTQKKVSRLVVVCPKSAYESWQFETGECFQYPLRTHIHDRSLDAWAEVLIINYERLDRSLGTLAGWLKSAPTMIILDEAHRMKLGTRGTYGAACMALGPLAYRRLILTGTPAPNGAKDLENLLGFVWPGHGHRTVASAIGGGDLAYASRVLRPLFTRTTKDELGLPGMKTRVRYVSMPPLHAEIYSSLVGNLSGETARDDLRSLGKTALRLLMAATSPALLLEGASKYEPLAYQVPPLEIPQTGSLYTLMQNLPSYELSPKYKEAVAIVAENARKHRKTLVWTTFVRSLTTLEKLLEKYQPAVIHGGTLDRDEQLRRFREDKNCMVLVSNPATLGEGISLHQVCHDAVYVDRDFMAGRFLQSLDRIHRLGLAPEVETRVTVLAARDTIDEVVKTRLDQKLEFMGKILDDPSVQQLSDLQEEPSVAGGLDASDIQALIRHMGS, encoded by the coding sequence ATGGCCGACCTGGTTGACGGTGCGTCGTTACACCTCGGGTTCGACGAGACGCGGACAAAAGTTGTGCTGAGAACTATCGCGGACCACCGCGAGGATCTCGTTCAGCTGGCCGGACGTTTCCATTCGAGCACACAGTTCGGGCTCCTGGCCGTATCGGTGGATCTTGACGATCTACTGGTACGGCTGAACGCGATCGGCACATGGCCGGACCACCGTGGTGTGGAGTGGGCGCCCGAGCTGGCGGATTTGGTTCGCGGAAACGTCCAGGACGCTGCGGCAGTCAAGGCACGCATTGAGACGCCAGCACAGAACGGAGAGGTTCCCGCCAATGAGGTGCTCACTCTGCTTGGACCGGACTGGAAGGCGGATTTACGGGAGTTTCAGCGGCGCGACATCGCCAAGTTGCTGGCTCTCCAGCACGGTGCGAACTTCAGCGTCCCGGGCGCCGGAAAGACACGTGTAGCTCTAGCGGTTTATGCGGCACAGAAGACCCAGAAAAAGGTTAGTCGTCTTGTGGTCGTCTGCCCCAAATCCGCTTATGAGTCCTGGCAGTTCGAAACGGGGGAGTGCTTTCAGTACCCGTTACGTACCCATATACACGACCGCTCGTTGGATGCGTGGGCCGAGGTGCTGATCATCAACTATGAGCGGCTGGACCGTTCGCTCGGCACACTGGCTGGGTGGTTGAAGTCGGCTCCGACGATGATCATCCTGGACGAGGCGCACCGCATGAAACTCGGGACCCGGGGAACGTACGGTGCGGCGTGCATGGCGCTCGGTCCACTAGCGTATCGACGACTGATCCTTACCGGCACGCCGGCTCCTAACGGAGCGAAAGACCTCGAGAACCTCCTGGGTTTTGTGTGGCCGGGCCACGGGCATCGCACTGTTGCGTCGGCGATTGGTGGAGGTGACCTTGCCTATGCCAGTAGGGTCTTGCGGCCGCTCTTCACTCGCACGACTAAGGATGAACTTGGGCTTCCTGGCATGAAGACGCGTGTGCGCTACGTGAGCATGCCGCCACTGCACGCGGAGATCTATAGCTCGTTGGTAGGGAATCTATCTGGCGAGACCGCGCGCGACGACCTCCGCTCGCTTGGCAAGACGGCCCTAAGGCTGCTGATGGCAGCGACAAGCCCCGCGCTCTTGCTGGAAGGTGCAAGCAAATACGAACCTCTCGCGTATCAAGTGCCGCCACTTGAGATTCCTCAGACCGGGTCTCTGTACACGCTCATGCAGAACCTCCCCAGCTACGAGCTATCGCCAAAGTACAAAGAGGCCGTTGCCATCGTTGCCGAAAATGCCCGGAAACACCGGAAGACCCTGGTTTGGACGACCTTCGTGAGGAGCCTGACAACGCTGGAGAAGCTGCTCGAGAAGTATCAACCCGCCGTGATCCACGGCGGGACCCTTGATCGTGACGAGCAGCTAAGACGGTTCCGGGAGGACAAGAACTGCATGGTATTGGTGTCCAATCCGGCCACCCTGGGCGAGGGCATCAGCCTCCACCAGGTCTGCCACGACGCTGTCTATGTGGACCGCGACTTCATGGCAGGTCGGTTCCTGCAGAGCCTCGACCGTATTCATCGTCTTGGCCTCGCACCCGAGGTAGAGACGAGGGTCACTGTCTTGGCTGCACGCGACACAATCGACGAGGTGGTGAAGACGCGTCTAGACCAGAAGCTTGAGTTTATGGGGAAGATCCTCGATGATCCCTCTGTACAACAGCTGTCCGACCTCCAAGAGGAGCCTTCGGTAGCCGGCGGCTTGGATGCCAGCGACATCCAGGCTCTGATTCGGCACATGGGTAGCTAG
- a CDS encoding very short patch repair endonuclease: MLDASSTVPAGSWASSAGRRRNMQAIRNRDTKPEQVIRRLVHARGLRYRVHARPLPDLRRTADLVFRPTKVAVFIDGCYWHGCPDHYASPKINSEYWSDKVARNIARDRDTDERLTRAGWLVLRFWEHEESTNCVDKIAATVIARRNGADSS; the protein is encoded by the coding sequence ATGCTCGATGCGAGTTCGACCGTCCCGGCTGGGTCTTGGGCGTCTTCAGCCGGTCGTCGGCGAAACATGCAAGCGATTCGCAACCGCGACACGAAGCCAGAGCAGGTGATTCGGCGGCTCGTCCATGCTCGTGGGCTGCGCTACCGCGTCCATGCACGTCCGTTGCCCGATCTTCGCCGGACTGCTGACCTGGTTTTCCGCCCAACGAAGGTGGCCGTCTTTATTGATGGCTGCTACTGGCACGGCTGCCCCGACCACTACGCGTCACCAAAAATCAATTCTGAATACTGGTCGGATAAAGTAGCCCGCAATATCGCACGTGATCGTGACACTGACGAACGGCTCACCAGAGCAGGATGGCTCGTGCTGCGTTTCTGGGAACACGAAGAATCAACCAACTGCGTCGATAAGATCGCCGCAACGGTCATTGCTCGACGGAATGGCGCCGACTCTTCGTGA
- a CDS encoding DNA cytosine methyltransferase — MGAGRSRQLTSIEICAGAGGQALGLHRAGFRHKALVEWDDDAVETLKANVRKWPGWKTKADKLTSADVKEFADDPCDQFKVKKGEIDLLAGGVPCPPFSLAGRQLGKDDERDLFPDMLEIVGKLEPRAVMIENVRGLLEPWHTFSSYRKMVLKELGRLGYVVADGGADLSQSWRILEARDFGVPQLRPRAILVAIRADILGNNKFIWPIGKEGDPVNVADALRATMLERCEAHGAKGIEVFKRWLKKAEKEAHAGRGVAPTLVGGSRKHGGADLGPTRAKRAWAALGINAMGVANDHDPELKYCAPERDIFRETGPMLTVKQAAIIQGFPPGWEFKGRKTARYRQVGNAFPPPVAEAVGRAIAAVLQPARRDDYLQGLVMEEETEHQEIAGLFPEFELSGSRRVGAIPSSNDRCGDLIDAVG; from the coding sequence ATGGGCGCCGGCAGGAGCCGACAGCTGACCTCGATTGAGATCTGTGCAGGTGCCGGAGGCCAAGCTCTCGGCCTGCACAGGGCTGGCTTCAGGCACAAGGCGCTTGTCGAGTGGGACGACGATGCTGTTGAGACACTCAAGGCGAACGTTCGGAAGTGGCCCGGATGGAAAACAAAGGCCGATAAACTTACTTCTGCGGATGTGAAGGAATTTGCTGACGATCCGTGTGATCAATTTAAAGTAAAAAAGGGAGAGATTGATCTCCTCGCTGGCGGAGTCCCGTGTCCGCCATTTTCGCTGGCCGGTAGACAGCTTGGCAAAGATGACGAACGTGATCTTTTCCCTGATATGCTCGAGATTGTCGGCAAGCTTGAGCCCAGGGCAGTCATGATAGAGAATGTTCGCGGACTGCTTGAGCCTTGGCATACGTTTTCGTCGTACCGTAAGATGGTCTTAAAAGAACTTGGCCGACTTGGTTATGTAGTCGCGGATGGGGGGGCTGATCTTAGCCAGTCTTGGCGGATTCTTGAAGCTCGTGATTTCGGCGTGCCGCAACTGCGTCCGCGAGCTATTCTTGTTGCAATTAGGGCAGATATTCTCGGGAATAACAAGTTTATCTGGCCTATCGGAAAGGAAGGCGATCCTGTCAATGTAGCAGACGCCTTGCGGGCCACGATGTTGGAGCGATGTGAAGCTCACGGGGCCAAGGGGATCGAAGTCTTTAAAAGGTGGCTGAAGAAGGCGGAAAAGGAAGCCCATGCGGGGCGTGGTGTGGCGCCGACGCTCGTCGGGGGCTCTCGAAAGCATGGTGGTGCTGACCTCGGGCCAACACGGGCTAAGCGGGCCTGGGCTGCGCTGGGTATAAACGCAATGGGTGTCGCCAACGATCACGACCCGGAGCTAAAATACTGCGCCCCAGAGAGGGACATTTTTCGGGAAACCGGGCCGATGCTGACAGTCAAGCAGGCGGCAATAATTCAAGGTTTTCCTCCCGGCTGGGAATTTAAGGGACGTAAGACCGCACGATATCGCCAAGTAGGAAACGCTTTTCCGCCGCCAGTTGCTGAGGCTGTTGGCAGGGCTATTGCGGCTGTGCTGCAGCCGGCTCGGCGCGATGATTACCTTCAAGGTCTCGTGATGGAAGAGGAAACGGAACACCAGGAGATTGCGGGGCTCTTCCCTGAATTTGAACTGTCTGGTTCACGAAGAGTCGGCGCCATTCCGTCGAGCAATGACCGTTGCGGCGATCTTATCGACGCAGTTGGTTGA
- a CDS encoding helix-turn-helix domain-containing protein, with protein sequence MTRDARELGGAWTKYQRHAFPAPSPDLARFVERYWIVSWDYREPYRQLVVPYPNVHLTFRDGSATVNGVASGHQIKVLEGRGEVFGVAFRPSCFRPFLGASASTITDRTVDAREIFGPGLPDEPDVAAVERFLRARLPRPDPKAEEAAEIVAKIAAKPELTRVDVLARELGMNVRRLQRLFAEYVGIGPKWVIRRYRLREVTERLANGAEPNWAALAVELGYADQAHFARDFKDMFGESPTKYAERY encoded by the coding sequence GTGACCAGGGACGCCCGCGAACTCGGGGGCGCGTGGACGAAGTACCAGCGCCACGCCTTCCCGGCCCCGTCACCGGACCTCGCTCGCTTCGTCGAGCGCTACTGGATCGTCTCCTGGGATTACCGCGAGCCCTACCGGCAGCTGGTCGTGCCCTACCCGAACGTGCACCTCACGTTCCGTGACGGGAGCGCGACCGTGAACGGCGTCGCCAGCGGGCACCAGATCAAGGTGCTCGAAGGCCGCGGCGAGGTGTTCGGAGTGGCGTTCCGGCCCAGCTGCTTCCGGCCGTTCCTCGGCGCGTCCGCCTCGACGATCACGGACCGGACGGTCGACGCGCGCGAGATCTTCGGGCCGGGCCTGCCGGACGAGCCGGATGTGGCGGCGGTTGAACGGTTCCTCCGGGCCCGCCTGCCGCGGCCCGACCCGAAGGCGGAGGAAGCCGCGGAAATCGTCGCGAAGATCGCCGCGAAACCGGAACTGACCAGGGTCGATGTGCTCGCCCGCGAGCTCGGCATGAACGTTCGGAGGTTGCAGCGACTGTTCGCGGAGTACGTCGGGATCGGGCCGAAGTGGGTGATCCGCCGCTACCGGTTGCGCGAGGTGACCGAGCGGCTGGCGAACGGCGCGGAGCCGAACTGGGCGGCGCTCGCGGTCGAACTCGGCTATGCCGACCAGGCGCACTTCGCCCGCGACTTCAAGGACATGTTCGGCGAGTCCCCCACCAAGTACGCCGAGCGGTACTAG